One window of Microlunatus antarcticus genomic DNA carries:
- a CDS encoding NAD(P)H-quinone oxidoreductase, whose translation MRAVVVAEPGGPDVLRVEDVPAPEPGPGEVLVTVVAAGVNRADLMQREGHYPPPPGASETIGLEVSGHVTALGPDVDGLEVGQPCVALLAGGGYAEQVVVPAGQAVAPPPGYDLVDAAGVLEVAATVWSTLAYAHLASGETFLVHGGAGGIGSFAIQYAKALGATVIATAGSEAKLGHCRDLGADHAFSYRDDWAAQIRGVTDGRGVDVVLDNMGAKYLEAHVGLLAPDGRLVVIGFQGGRTGTIDLGALLAKRGTVAAISLRGRPLDQKADICRHVAAEVWPLLADGTIRPTPLTTYALDDVADAHRALESGDNVGKIVLKVA comes from the coding sequence GTGCGTGCTGTCGTCGTCGCTGAGCCCGGTGGTCCCGACGTCCTGCGGGTGGAGGACGTCCCCGCGCCCGAGCCGGGGCCAGGCGAGGTGCTCGTCACCGTCGTCGCCGCCGGGGTGAACCGGGCCGACCTCATGCAGCGCGAGGGCCACTACCCGCCGCCGCCCGGGGCGAGCGAGACGATCGGGCTCGAGGTGTCGGGCCACGTGACGGCGCTGGGGCCGGACGTCGACGGGCTGGAGGTCGGGCAGCCGTGCGTCGCCCTGCTGGCCGGCGGCGGGTACGCCGAGCAGGTCGTCGTGCCGGCGGGCCAGGCCGTCGCCCCGCCGCCGGGCTACGACCTCGTCGACGCAGCGGGCGTGCTGGAGGTCGCGGCGACGGTCTGGTCGACGCTGGCGTACGCGCACCTGGCCTCGGGCGAGACGTTCCTGGTGCACGGCGGCGCGGGCGGGATCGGGTCGTTCGCCATCCAGTACGCGAAGGCGCTGGGCGCGACCGTGATCGCCACCGCAGGCAGCGAGGCCAAGCTCGGTCACTGCCGCGACCTCGGCGCCGACCACGCGTTCTCCTACCGCGACGACTGGGCCGCGCAGATCCGGGGCGTCACGGACGGCCGCGGTGTGGACGTCGTCCTCGACAACATGGGCGCCAAGTACCTCGAGGCCCACGTCGGCCTGCTGGCCCCCGACGGCCGGCTGGTCGTGATCGGTTTCCAGGGCGGACGCACCGGCACGATCGACCTCGGCGCGCTGCTGGCCAAGCGCGGCACCGTGGCCGCCATCTCCCTGCGCGGCCGTCCGCTGGACCAGAAGGCCGACATCTGCCGCCACGTGGCCGCCGAGGTCTGGCCGCTGCTCGCCGACGGGACGATCCGGCCGACGCCGCTCACCACGTACGCGCTCGACGACGTCGCCGACGCGCACCGGGCCCTCGAGTCGGGCGACAACGTCGGGAAGATCGTCCTGAAGGTCGCCTAG
- a CDS encoding alpha/beta fold hydrolase, translating into MSDLTTSDLTIDSFDHQRIRGADGVELSVAVGGSGPPVVLLHGFPQTHLMWRHVARELAADFTVVCPDLRGYGASDKPAATGPDVYAKRTMAADVVAVAAALGHARFALVGHDRGALVAVRAGLDHPDVVTHLGVLDVLPTLDMWDVLHGVQAAVAWHLYLMAQPPGLPEAMIEATADRFFASFLDAWGTDDATIPADVRRHYLAASAAAVPSIVADYRASAGIDLDHDRADRAAGRQLTMPVGVLSQDWGGQLGFDAAALWGAWAPNLTFQPIQAGHFMAEQAPGEVAAYVRGLVAR; encoded by the coding sequence AGCGCATCCGCGGTGCCGACGGCGTCGAGCTCTCCGTCGCCGTCGGCGGCTCCGGGCCCCCGGTGGTGCTGCTCCACGGCTTCCCGCAGACCCACCTGATGTGGCGTCACGTCGCCCGCGAGCTCGCCGCGGACTTCACCGTGGTGTGCCCCGACCTGCGGGGCTACGGCGCGAGCGACAAGCCGGCGGCGACCGGCCCGGACGTCTACGCCAAGCGGACGATGGCGGCCGACGTGGTGGCCGTCGCCGCCGCCCTCGGCCACGCCCGCTTCGCGCTCGTGGGCCACGACCGGGGCGCCCTCGTCGCGGTCCGCGCCGGGCTCGACCACCCGGACGTCGTCACCCACCTCGGGGTCCTGGACGTCCTGCCGACCCTGGACATGTGGGACGTGCTCCACGGCGTCCAGGCGGCGGTGGCCTGGCACCTCTACCTGATGGCCCAGCCGCCGGGGCTGCCCGAGGCGATGATCGAGGCGACCGCCGACCGCTTCTTCGCCTCGTTCCTCGACGCGTGGGGCACCGACGACGCGACGATCCCGGCGGACGTACGCCGTCACTACCTGGCGGCGTCCGCGGCGGCGGTGCCGTCGATCGTCGCCGACTACCGGGCCTCCGCGGGCATCGACCTCGACCACGACCGGGCCGACCGCGCGGCCGGTCGCCAGCTCACGATGCCGGTCGGTGTCCTGTCGCAGGACTGGGGCGGCCAGCTGGGCTTCGACGCCGCCGCGCTCTGGGGCGCCTGGGCGCCGAACCTCACGTTCCAGCCGATCCAGGCGGGGCACTTCATGGCCGAGCAGGCGCCCGGCGAGGTGGCGGCGTACGTCCGCGGGCTCGTCGCCCGCTGA
- a CDS encoding gluconokinase, translating into MPTTPPPVLVVMGVSGTGKSTVAGLLAGHLGWPLEEGDDLHPEANVAKMEQGIPLTDDDRWPWLDTIGAWIDEQGRRGEPGIITCSALKRAYRDRLRRPNVVFVHLAGTRDTITRRMAARSGHFMPLSLLDSQLATLEVPGPDEQVITVNLGGTPQEEVAVVLSALPALTR; encoded by the coding sequence ATGCCGACCACGCCACCGCCCGTCCTCGTCGTCATGGGCGTCTCGGGCACGGGCAAGTCGACCGTCGCCGGGCTCCTCGCCGGCCATCTCGGCTGGCCGCTGGAGGAGGGCGACGACCTGCACCCCGAGGCCAACGTGGCCAAGATGGAGCAGGGCATCCCCCTCACCGACGACGACCGCTGGCCGTGGCTCGACACGATCGGGGCGTGGATCGACGAGCAGGGCCGCCGGGGCGAGCCCGGCATCATCACGTGCTCGGCGCTGAAGCGCGCCTACCGCGACCGGCTGCGTCGCCCCAACGTCGTCTTCGTCCACCTGGCCGGCACCCGCGACACGATCACGCGCCGGATGGCCGCCCGTTCGGGCCACTTCATGCCGCTCAGCCTCCTCGACTCCCAGCTCGCGACCCTGGAGGTCCCGGGCCCCGACGAGCAGGTGATCACGGTGAACCTCGGCGGCACGCCCCAGGAGGAGGTCGCCGTCGTCCTGTCCGCGCTGCCGGCGCTGACGCGCTAG